A single window of Lentimicrobiaceae bacterium DNA harbors:
- a CDS encoding isoprenylcysteine carboxylmethyltransferase family protein: MFNTTRLGTRKSYLAWLLVILQFTFIGLVLVTTPLLNLKLWVGLLVITGIALGLYAIYTIRIGNFNISPHVKPDGIMIAHGPYKFIRHPMYTAILLTCWPMVAGHYSLLRLGFVVALTIVLIIKLHIEEQYLKKAFLPYLEYTKTSKKLIPFIW, encoded by the coding sequence ATGTTTAACACTACACGGTTAGGTACGCGAAAGTCATATCTTGCATGGCTGCTGGTTATCCTCCAGTTTACTTTTATAGGGTTGGTGCTGGTTACTACTCCGCTCCTTAACCTTAAGTTATGGGTTGGGTTATTAGTAATAACCGGTATAGCGCTGGGATTATACGCTATATACACAATTCGAATAGGCAATTTTAATATTTCACCCCATGTAAAGCCTGATGGTATAATGATAGCTCACGGGCCTTATAAATTTATTCGTCACCCGATGTATACCGCTATTCTGCTTACCTGCTGGCCTATGGTTGCCGGGCATTATAGTCTGTTACGGCTGGGTTTTGTAGTTGCTTTAACCATTGTACTTATTATAAAGCTTCACATTGAGGAACAATATCTGAAGAAAGCTTTTTTACCATATCTTGAATATACCAAAACTTCAAAAAAACTCATTCCTTTTATATGGTAA